The genomic DNA GCCCTTTTCTCTGTCACACCGTGTAGTATGGGCCGACCGAAGCATGTGCGTGTGATGGCTGGCGCACTGGAAGGGGATATGTTTGTGGGACCAAAGGCGGAGGATTACCGGGGGCTGCTCAGCATCCGTTACCCGATGGAGCACGGTATCGTGACCGACTGGAACGATATGGAAAAGATCTGGACGTACATCTACAGCAAGGATGAGCTGTCCACCTTTGCCGAAGAGCACCCGGTGCTGCTTACCGAGGCGCCTCTAAACCCGCGCAAGAACCGTGAAAAGGCGGCCGAAATTTTCTTCGAGACGTTTAACGTACCCGCGCTGTTCGTGTCGATGCAGGCCGTGCTGAGTCTGTACGCGACTGGGCGCGTCACCGGTGTAGTGCTGGACTCGGGTGACGGTGTAACACACGCAGTTCCCATATTCGAAGGGTTCGCTATGCCTCACAGCATCATGCGTGTGGATATTGCGGGCCGGGACGTAACCCGTTACTTAAAAACGTTGATCCGGAAGGAAGGGTTCAGTTTCCGCACTACGGCCGAGTTTGAGATTGTGCGTTCGATCAAGGAAAAGGTATGCTCGTTAGCGACGAACCCGCTGAAAGAAGAAACGGTGGATACGGAAAAGACCAAGTATGTGCTGCCGGACGGAAACGTGCTGGAGATTGGACCGGCGTGTTACCGGGCACCGGAAGTGCTGTTCCGCCCGCACATGCTTGGGGAAGAATGCGAAGGCATACACGAGGTGCTAATATACTCGATCCAAAAGTCCGACATGGATCTGAGAAAGATGCTCTACCAGAACATCGTTTTATCCGGCGGATCGACCTTGTTCAAGGGTTTCGGTGATCGATTGCTGTCCGAGATCCGGAAACACGTGGCAAAGGATATGAAAATTAGGGTAAGTAACGTGAATCGTAAACGCTCGCCCGACATCGAATGCAATCGTGTTGGTGATATTTAATGTGGCTTCCACACTTTTTAGATCGCTGCCCCACAAGAACGTATTTATTCGACCTGGATGGGTGGATCAATTCTGGCCTCTCTCGACACATTCAAAAAGATGTGGGTCTCAAAGCGCGAGTTCGACGAAGACGGCCAACGGGCGATCCATCGGAAAACGTTTTAAACCGTTTGAACGCACCTTGCAAGCGTCGTTCAGTTCGGCAACATTTTTAtgggtacacacacacacactcaaactgCACGTCTGGCTGTGTTTGCGGAAGTAATAGGAACCAGGGGGGTAAAGTTTTGGGAAATGAAAATTGGACCTTGTAGGATGATTTCAAGCAGCCACTGAAGATGCTTCTCTCAGGTGTGTACCGCTGCGATATCCAGCACCGGTAAAGATATAATTGTACTTCAAAAGTTACTTGCGCACTTTCAaagccccctttttttttggtcttcGGTCCACAGTAGATTCGTatgcaggtttattttatataattttttttttatctcacgGTGATCTATATAAAGGCATTTTGAATGATAAACAAACGATTCGCCGGATATAATATTGTATGTGAATAGACCGTAAACTAACTTAAGCAATGTCCTCCGTTCGGAGACAAAACAGTGTTCAGCAAAGCAGGATCGGGACAGAGAGTGTTGAGTAATGTGCGCACATAATTTCTCCACCACACACAAGTCCAACACGCTAAGGTCAGAGAGTTGGGAGTAGCTTGTGTGAAAGACCATGAAGTACCCCCATGTAATATGATGCTTTGATCAGCTCTAAACGCTTCTAGTTTTGGGTTCTTCCAACGTTCGACCGGCTGGAAAGGATTGGCCGATTCGACTAAAGGGACAAACCCAACCGGGTACCGAACGATTACTACCGTGTGGCCTTTGTTTGCTCTTTGTTGCTACTGTACTGtaactgtttgtgtgtgtatgtggtttttatgttttatgagttcttttttggttgttgctgttagCATCATTTCTTTAGATAAACCGCCACCCTTGTGCGATAGAATCACCTTCATTCCAACCTCTCTACATTGCATAgcagattgtgtgtgtgtgcgcaatCGTTtcatgtttcctttttttaattcgtcCCTCCCTTTTTTGTGCAGAAACTGGGGTAGCTCTAATGCTTACGAAGATCACTCACGTGGCAATAAGAAATATTGAATAGTCGCAAAAcgaagctttctttttttttgtctgttggTGTGTATTCTTTCATCAATTAACACGAATTAAGTTATAATATTTAGTAATTTATAATCAATAACAACTATCACTTAACGTAAACCGAAAAACAGTGCGGTGCAAAACGTGTACCCGTGTAACAGTCGCACATGAACTAAGCAAAAGTGCATAAgatcaagaaagaaaaaaaacaaaataaaaaaacgagcCGATAAAGAAGACGGATAACAGCAGTGCTGCGCGCAAAGACAAGATTTAACCTTTCTCCTCCTTTAAGTGAGTATGAATagatattatatatatatattattattaatttgtaCCATTGCAATGCATTTGTATCGCTGCACGGTAACTAGCACGTTGAAAATGGCGCAAGTGTAGAGCAAGTGAGGGAGGGTGACGACGGTACTAATCGCTTTTGTGGCTAACGCCACGCTAACGATGACGACCGCGAGGAATCGCAATTGCAATCTGAGTACGAGAAGAAATATATCGAACAGCAGGAATCGAACGAACGTGGCGTATCGCATCTTGGCTGAAACGACGACTGTAGAAAGAATGAGAAATTATGCTGAGCTTATCAATGGTGAGCATGCGTCCCATTATGATTTCTTCAAAGCATTCCGTTGCAGCAGTGCATACACGGAATAGGCCATATTGAGTGTCTGAAAAGTAGAACAGTTTTGTGTAATATATTTAACGGtgtgctctctctctatttccaTCCGTACCGTAGTGTAGGCTTGTAAATTGTAGTTGAAAAAATAGTATGCCTTCAGGGTCAGTGGTTTGTTCATGCGTTGAAGCAACATATGCACCGTTTTGCGATCGTACAGCCCCATCTCGTACCACCGGGAGCTGTAAATGGAGGTGCGAAGAAGATGGCTTTTGCGAGTCACCTCATTACCGAACCGGCAAGGTAGGAACATTTGAAACATCATTGCAAGCATGTACAGTAGATTCTGAATGGCCGTTAGCTCGTAAACGTTAAACTGCAATTACATTTCAAATTGCATTACATCCACACAGATACAGCACATCGAAAGGGGGTCTAGCTAGCTGCACCGGGGGAACTTACCATTGAAGATGTTTTGAAAGCGGTTGCACAGATAACCAACCCACTAGCACTAAACTGGGCGAAGAAGGCAGGTGAGTACAGCTGTTCAATGTTTCGGGTCATCCTACGCGTAAATTGCCATAACAGAAATGAGAGTTTACTATCTTTTGCTTTACGGAAACAGTAGCAAACGGTTTCTTACTTGTGCAATTTTTGGTACTGATTGATCAGGGTCATGAAGCTATTCCCAAACTGTTCGGAGGTTTGTATCATCCGGAACCGTTTCCCGAGCACATCCAACTGAATTCCGATCATTCCCAGAAAGTAACACAGCTGCACGTCTAT from Anopheles stephensi strain Indian chromosome 2, UCI_ANSTEP_V1.0, whole genome shotgun sequence includes the following:
- the LOC118503654 gene encoding actin-related protein 1, whose translation is MEPYDVIVNQPVVIDNGSGMIKAGFAGDHIPKCRFPNYMGRPKHVRVMAGALEGDMFVGPKAEDYRGLLSIRYPMEHGIVTDWNDMEKIWTYIYSKDELSTFAEEHPVLLTEAPLNPRKNREKAAEIFFETFNVPALFVSMQAVLSLYATGRVTGVVLDSGDGVTHAVPIFEGFAMPHSIMRVDIAGRDVTRYLKTLIRKEGFSFRTTAEFEIVRSIKEKVCSLATNPLKEETVDTEKTKYVLPDGNVLEIGPACYRAPEVLFRPHMLGEECEGIHEVLIYSIQKSDMDLRKMLYQNIVLSGGSTLFKGFGDRLLSEIRKHVAKDMKIRIAAPQERIYSTWMGGSILASLDTFKKMWVSKREFDEDGQRAIHRKTF
- the LOC118503656 gene encoding odorant receptor 94b-like → MVVYLFTLSFNMFVMQTFEQLVLYIMYIVFTEIVMVLKALITYYKFDQICYLYRQTLDSDFKPVDAEEEQLHRKGIGEINYYFYLYITTTHLAIASSLLYLLHQDYRMPYFPWVMGIAYGSTERLNFGIMFAYQVVGMYFHMLINVAIDVQLCYFLGMIGIQLDVLGKRFRMIQTSEQFGNSFMTLINQYQKLHKMTRNIEQLYSPAFFAQFSASGLVICATAFKTSSMFNVYELTAIQNLLYMLAMMFQMFLPCRFGNEVTRKSHLLRTSIYSSRWYEMGLYDRKTVHMLLQRMNKPLTLKAYYFFNYNLQAYTTTLNMAYSVYALLQRNALKKS